The genomic stretch TTTAACGGAATGGTAAATGCTTTAACGGCAAATGGAGCTAAAGGTGTTTTAGCAACAGTACCAGATATTACTTTATTACCTCATTTTACAACAGTTCCTTACAATCCTTTAGATCCTTCGGATGCTACTTTAAAGGCTCAAATACCTTTATTAAACTCTGTTTATGGTGCAGTTAACCAAATTTATGTTGGTGCAGGAGAACCAGAACGTGCAATTGTATTTTCTGAAACAGAAACGAATGCAGTTGTAATTTTTGATGAAGATGCAACAGATTTATCTGCTGCAATTACAGCTACTTTAGCAGCAAGCCCAACTTTTGTACCTTTTGTACAGTCTCTTGGCTTACCAGAGCAAGCAGCTCCTTTAGTTGCTTCATTATTAGGACAGCAATACGGACAAGCTAGAGCTGCAACATCTGCAGATTTATTTGTATTACCAAGTAGTTTTGTAATTGGTACAGTTAATATGACTGCTGCTGGTGCTTTAATAGCTCAAAGTAACGGTCTTTTACCAGCTACTTTAGCCGGTCAATTTTCTGCAGAAGGTGTTACACTTCCTTTAGGTGATAAATGGGTGTTAACTCCGCAAGAACAATTAGAAATAAAAACAGCTGCAGACGGTTATAATGCTACAATTACAAGTGTTGCTTCTGCAAAAGGTTTAGGTTTAGTAGACTTAAATGCAATTTTAAGTGAAGCAGCTGGTGGTATTAAGTTTGATAGATATACACTAACACCTTCTTTAGTTACAGGTGGTTTAGTTAGTTTAGATGGTATTCATTTAACTGGTAGAGGTTATGCTTTAATGGCTAATAAAGTTTTAGCGGCAATAGATGCTACTTATGGTAGTAATTTTACTGTTGCTACAGATGGTTTAGCAAAAGCAGATGATTTCCCAACAAACTATTCTCCTGCTTTAAAATAAATAGCAGAATAGATAATATAAAAAAGGCTGAGAATTAAAATTCTCAGCCTTTTTTAATATCCGAAAGTTTTAGGTTCAATTATTCATTAGTTTTCTACAGAGTGATTTTATTTAGTTTATAATAGCCTTTTTAGGCTTTATTTAAATAGTTTTACACAAGATGGCGAATAAATAATGATGGCTTTTGTTTTAGGTTGCTTAATAAAGTTTATTTAATAAAAAAAGACGACTATGAAGCCGTCTTTTTTATGATATTAAAGTTTGTATTAGTTACCGATTAAAGAAGCTCTAGCACCACCATTATTAAATAATGCTCTCATTCTATTTCTTTGACCATCTGTAAACATGTACATACAAGCATCATCAGTATAATCCATGTAGTTCATTGTCATATCTGTTGTTTTACAGTTTACAGTAGGAAAGGTTGGACACCCATAATTTGGTCCATCAGAACTAGGTGTATCTACAACAAAATCATCTTGGCGACATCTACCGTCTCCCCAAATATGACGTAAGTTTAAGTAATGACCAACTTCATGTGTACCTGTTCTACCTTTATTAAAAGGAGCAGAAACATATCCTGTTGTACCGAAGTATTGAGGTGAAATTACAACACCATCTGTAGCAGAGTTTCCTCCAGGAAATTGAGCATATCCTAAGATACCACCACCAATTTCTGCTACCCAAATGTTTAAATGTGTGTTTGGTGTAATAGGAGGGTAAGCACTTTTTACAGCATTATTTGTACCCCAAGCAGTGTTAGAGTTAGCATATCTAAATGTTCCTGCTAAAGTAAATTCTATTCCAGCATCTGTTGCATCATTTTCAAATGTAGATCCAGAAGGTAAATTTAAATCAGAATTTGCTTTTCTAAAATCTTGATTTAAAACATTAATTTGAGAAGTAACTTGAGCATTACTTATATTTTGATTTGAGTTACTGTAAACAATATGAACATACACAGGAATGTTTATAATGCCCAAATTATCATTGATAGGTGTAACATCTACATCTGAAGAATTTCCACCGCCACCATTAGACCCGCCCCCTTTTACAGGTTTACCTTTTGCGTTTATAAACTTTCTTGTTGCGTATTCTACATCATACATTTTTTTGTATAGACCAGGTATTTCATTTAATTGCCTGTTTAATACTTGCATAGAGTAGCATTGTTTTTGTTTTTTTGAAGTACCTTTTGCTTCATATTCGTCTGTATGAACATAAAAGTCACTCATGTCTACTTTTGATTGTTGGTCTAAAGCTACTTCTGGGTCATTTTCTTGGCATCCCATAAAAGTACCTGCTGCAATTAATAATCCTAATAATCCTTTTTTAATCATTTCTCTAATTTTTGGAGGTTTTAATAATTGTTAAAATATGTTAATAAATTATGCTATTTTTATTTTAATTTAAAAAAAATTATCAAATTTTTATAAAATAAGTTAATTTATTAACATTGCTAATATAGGTTTATTAATTGGATAACAAAATTTTTAAATTAAAAAGGCTGAGAATGTAAATTCTCAGCCTTTTTTAATTTTTAATAAATATCCTTTTTTAAGAAAGCATTCTAACCGCTCTTTTTACTCCGTTAACAAAAACATCTATTTCTTCTTTTGTATTGTAAAAAGAAAAAGAAGCTCTAACTGTGCCCGGAATTTTATAAAAATCCATGATAGGTTGTGCACAATGATGGCCAGTTCTTACCGCTATGCCAAGTTTATCTAAAATTGCACCAATATCATAAGGATGAATTTCTTTTACGTTAAAAGAGATTACAGCCGTTTTATTCGAAGTGTTTCCGTAAATTTTTAAACCTTCTATCTTTAACAGTTGTTCTGTTCCGTATTTTAACAGCTCATCTTCGTAATTTGCTATATTTTTAAAACCTACAGAGTTCATGTAATCTATTGCGGTTCCAAAAGCAATACCACCACAAATGTTTGGTGTACCTGCCTCAAATTTATGAGGTAAACCAGCATAAGTAGTTTTTTCAAAAGAAACTGTAGCAATCATTTCTCCGCCACCTTGATACGGAGGTAATTTCTCTAACCATTCTTCTTTACCATACAACATACCAACACCTGTCGGACCACAAAGTTTATGAGCAGATGCTACATAAAAATCAACATCTAAAGCTTGTACATCTGGTTTTATATGCGGTGTTGCTTGTGCACCGTCAATTAAAACAGCTGCATTAAATTGATGTGCTTTGGCAATAATTTCTTCAATAGGATTTACAGTTCCTAAAGCATTAGAAACATGGTTACAAAAAACCAATTTTGTTTTTTGGTTTACTATAGTATGATAAGCTTCTATGTCTAAAGAACCGTCTTCTAACATCGGGATTACCTTTAAGATAGCACCTGTTTTTTCGCATAACATTTGCCATGGCACAATATTAGAATGATGTTCTAAAGCAGAAACGATAATTTCATCATCTTTTTCTAACAATGCAGAAAATCCAGAGGCAATCATATTAATACTGTGTGTTGTACCAGAAGTTAATATAATCTCGTAAGTGTTTTTTGCATTAAAATGTTGCTGAATTTTAACTCTTGCTTCTTCATATTTGTCGGTTGCTTCTTGACTTAAAGTATGCACACCTCTATGAATATTAGCATTATAGTTACTATAGTAATCTACAATAGTATCTATTACAACTTGTGGTGTTTGTGAAGTAGCTGCATTATCAAAATATACTAAAGGTTTTCCGTGTACAGTTCTTTTAAGAATTGGAAAGTCTTCTCGAATTTTATCAACATTTATCATAGAAAATATATTTACTACAAAGATAAAGCATGATTTTTTAAACTTGTAAAAAAGCGAATAAGATTTTCTTATTATACAACTTTAGAAACCAATTTTACTAAAAAACCAACTCCGTTTTGAATATTGGAAATTGCATTTGCCTTTTCATTATTTGATAAAGTAGCATTATTTATTTCTTTTAAAACAGCCAAAGCATTGTTATTTGTTATTTTTACATAATCAAACTTACTTTTTTATGAAATTTCTGAAACGAACCCTACTTTTATTATCAGTAATACTAATTATAGCGGTAATTTATAATTATCCGAAGTTGAATATTTTGGCAGGCTACTCAGCAAAAAATACAGCATCTTCTGTATATCTTGGTGAAAGAACTTTAGAGTTTACAGATACAACAGATAATAATTTTTCTCCTGTAAATTTGGCTACAGATAAAGTAGATCCATCTTTAAAATCTGCTTCGTCATCTGCTTTTGGTTTATTAACTAGAAAAGCAATTTATAGAGAAGGTTTAGGTGCCGTTTTAACATTAAATAGAGAGGATGAAACTGCTACTTATTTAAAACCGGTTCGTTTAAAACCTGATAATACAACTGCATTTCCTTATGGTAATGCAGAGCAAAAAGATACTGTTTTTGAAAATGTAAATTATGATAAAGTAACAAATGCTGTAAATAATATCTTCGGAAAAAACGATAATTCTAGAGCCGTGGTTGTTGTTTATAAAGATCAAATAATAGCAGAAAAATACGCTAATGGTTTTACAAAAGATTCAAGAATTTTAGGTTGGTCTATGACAAAGAGTATTATGAGCACTGTTTACGGTATTTTACAGCATCAAAATAAAATAGATATACAAGACAAAGCACCAATAGATTCTTGGCAAAAAGACGCTAGAAAAGACATTACGATTCATAATTTATTACAAATGAATTCTGGTTTAGAATGGGACGAGAATTATGATGAAATTTCTGATGCAACAAAAATGTTGTTTTTAGAAAGAGACATGACAAAAATGCAAGAAGAAAAACCTTTTGCAGGAAAACCAAATGCAACTTGGAATTATTCTTCTGGAACGTCTAATTTATTATCTAAAATTTTAAGAAAGCAATTTAATACACATCAAGAATATTTAGATTTTTGGTATACAAATTTTATAGATAAAATTGGTATGAATTCTATGATTGTGGAAACAGATTTAGCCGGAAATTACGTAGCTTCTTCATACGCTTGGGCAACAGCAAGAGATTGGGCAAAATTCGGGCTTTTATACCTTAAAAATGGAAATTGGAACGGAGAAGAATTGTTTACTAAAGATTGGGTAGATTATGCTACCACACCAACGCCAACATCAAACGGAATTTATGGTGCTCAATTTTGGTTAAACACAAATGGTGGTTACAAAGATGTGCCAAAAAACATGTATTATGCAGATGGTTATCAAGGGCAAAGAGTTTATATTTTACCAGATGAAGAATTGGTAGTTGTTCGTTTTGGGTTATCAGGATTTCAAGAAAATAAGTTTTTAAGCGAAATTATATCCGCAGTAAAATAAAAAAACCACTTATTTCTAAGTGGTTTTATATCTGTTTTGTAAAAATATTTTACTTTTTTCCTGAAATTAATCCTACCGCCAAGGCAACAATACCAATAGCAATAGTAATATAAGAACTTGTGTTGTCTTGTGCTTCTACCAAATCTAAATCTCCAATAGAAACTTGTGTTTCTGGCTGAATCATTGTGTAGATTCCGTAAATAGTTAAAATAAGCCCAACAATTAGCAATACTGTTTTAATACTTTTATTCATAATAATAATTTTTAGTGATTAGTCTGTAACAAAATTACAAACTAACTTAAGTTATTATGAATGCAAACGATACAGTGTTTGACTTATATACTATAAATCGAAACCTATTTTTACGTTTAATTTATTTGCAATTAATTTTGCAATACGTTGTTTAACTTCTGGTATTTTAACACTTTCTAAAACCGTATTTGCAAATGCAAACATCAATAATGCTTTTCCTTCTTTTTTAGGAATACCACGTTGTTGCATGTAAAATAAAGCCTCGTCATCTAATTGACCAATTGTACAACCATGAGAACACTTAACATCATCTGCAAAAATTTCTAGCTGAGGCTTGGCGTTAATTGTTGCTTTATCACTTACTAAAACATTATTATTTTGTTGATAAGCATTTGTTTTTTGAGCTTCTTTATTAACAATTACTTTTCCGTTGAAAACTCCTGTAGATCTTTCATCATAAA from Polaribacter marinaquae encodes the following:
- a CDS encoding G-D-S-L family lipolytic protein, with translation MKNYKYIGLLLLSIGITSCDVNNDLDPIVEETGPVVQIDANGVDFSNYVAVGASFTAGFTDGALFIKAQENSFPNTLASKFSVVGGGDFNQPLMEDNIGGFVLGGTAVQPPRLYFNGVGPTRLTDTPTTSLGIRANGTSFHNFGIPGAKSFHLTFPGYGAANPYFGRMASSASASVLSDAVAANPTFFTLSEVGGNDVLGYATSGGDGSDMITPAATFDAAFNGMVNALTANGAKGVLATVPDITLLPHFTTVPYNPLDPSDATLKAQIPLLNSVYGAVNQIYVGAGEPERAIVFSETETNAVVIFDEDATDLSAAITATLAASPTFVPFVQSLGLPEQAAPLVASLLGQQYGQARAATSADLFVLPSSFVIGTVNMTAAGALIAQSNGLLPATLAGQFSAEGVTLPLGDKWVLTPQEQLEIKTAADGYNATITSVASAKGLGLVDLNAILSEAAGGIKFDRYTLTPSLVTGGLVSLDGIHLTGRGYALMANKVLAAIDATYGSNFTVATDGLAKADDFPTNYSPALK
- a CDS encoding zinc metalloprotease — protein: MIKKGLLGLLIAAGTFMGCQENDPEVALDQQSKVDMSDFYVHTDEYEAKGTSKKQKQCYSMQVLNRQLNEIPGLYKKMYDVEYATRKFINAKGKPVKGGGSNGGGGNSSDVDVTPINDNLGIINIPVYVHIVYSNSNQNISNAQVTSQINVLNQDFRKANSDLNLPSGSTFENDATDAGIEFTLAGTFRYANSNTAWGTNNAVKSAYPPITPNTHLNIWVAEIGGGILGYAQFPGGNSATDGVVISPQYFGTTGYVSAPFNKGRTGTHEVGHYLNLRHIWGDGRCRQDDFVVDTPSSDGPNYGCPTFPTVNCKTTDMTMNYMDYTDDACMYMFTDGQRNRMRALFNNGGARASLIGN
- a CDS encoding cysteine desulfurase, with amino-acid sequence MINVDKIREDFPILKRTVHGKPLVYFDNAATSQTPQVVIDTIVDYYSNYNANIHRGVHTLSQEATDKYEEARVKIQQHFNAKNTYEIILTSGTTHSINMIASGFSALLEKDDEIIVSALEHHSNIVPWQMLCEKTGAILKVIPMLEDGSLDIEAYHTIVNQKTKLVFCNHVSNALGTVNPIEEIIAKAHQFNAAVLIDGAQATPHIKPDVQALDVDFYVASAHKLCGPTGVGMLYGKEEWLEKLPPYQGGGEMIATVSFEKTTYAGLPHKFEAGTPNICGGIAFGTAIDYMNSVGFKNIANYEDELLKYGTEQLLKIEGLKIYGNTSNKTAVISFNVKEIHPYDIGAILDKLGIAVRTGHHCAQPIMDFYKIPGTVRASFSFYNTKEEIDVFVNGVKRAVRMLS
- a CDS encoding serine hydrolase domain-containing protein, whose protein sequence is MKRTLLLLSVILIIAVIYNYPKLNILAGYSAKNTASSVYLGERTLEFTDTTDNNFSPVNLATDKVDPSLKSASSSAFGLLTRKAIYREGLGAVLTLNREDETATYLKPVRLKPDNTTAFPYGNAEQKDTVFENVNYDKVTNAVNNIFGKNDNSRAVVVVYKDQIIAEKYANGFTKDSRILGWSMTKSIMSTVYGILQHQNKIDIQDKAPIDSWQKDARKDITIHNLLQMNSGLEWDENYDEISDATKMLFLERDMTKMQEEKPFAGKPNATWNYSSGTSNLLSKILRKQFNTHQEYLDFWYTNFIDKIGMNSMIVETDLAGNYVASSYAWATARDWAKFGLLYLKNGNWNGEELFTKDWVDYATTPTPTSNGIYGAQFWLNTNGGYKDVPKNMYYADGYQGQRVYILPDEELVVVRFGLSGFQENKFLSEIISAVK